The sequence AGGAAGATATGCAGCCAGATAACCAAGACGATGATGatgggaggagccagggaggaagCATAAGGAGCGAGAGAGGAGCAGATGGAGGGTGGAGCCAGGATGGATATAGGAGGAACTAGGGCAGATCAAATGAAGGGAGGAGTCAGGATGGAGACATGAGGGActtggagcaggaggagccaggtggGACCCAGACCGCAGCCAACATGACGGCCCATGGTGGAGCCAATGGAGGGaagagccatggtgaaggaagctGACCAACAGCTGGCAGACAGGTGGGAGAGAAGCCTGGGGCGGAGACAAAGAGTCAATGAGCCAGGGAGACGGGGAGGATCCAGAGGGCCAAGGCGGAGCAGATAGTTCAGGCGACCCAGGTGTAGGTGGGGATCCGTAAGGCTACGATGGAGCCAGAGCAACAGAGGACCAAGGTAGAGCTGGAGGGAGGGAGGAGCCCAATGGAGCCGGTAGGACGAATTGATGAGGCACAGCTAGAGAAGTGGAGTCCTGAGGCAATGGCAGGAAGATGACTGACCAAGGAAGAGCTGGCAGACTGATGGGTCACCGCGGAGAGGAGGGAGGTAGGAGTCATGGTGGAGTAGATGGTGTGTTGGGTCGAAAGGCAGAGGCAGAGTCTGGGACTCAGAGGAACGAGGTGGAAATAAGGGATGGATGGAGAATGGCAGACCCGCGGCGAACCCAAATCATGGATCgtgggctgagggtgagctgagggACTGACAGGGACAACGGATGAGGGGGTGAGGACTGATGAAGAGCTAGTGGGAGAGGGAGACTGGGTGGGAGTTTTAAGCAGTCCGGGGATTCAGGGATGCCAGAATCTGGGAGCGCCAGAGATAGGGGGATGACTTCCATGGAACATTCAtttcatgggcaacagctcttGTGGATATtactgcagtcagcatgccaattgtaTGCTTCCTTAAATCTTGTGACGTCTGTGGCATTTTGCTGTGTGATAAAGATTTTAGAGtgaccttttattgtggccaacctaaggcacacctgtgcaataatcatgctgtctaatcagcatcttgatatgccacacctgtgaggtggataaATTATGTAGACAAGGGAGAAGTGCACActtacacagatttagacagttttacgaacaatatttgagagaaataggccttttgtgtagaTAGAAAAAGTCTTAAACCTTTAAAAGCTCATCaaaaatgggggcaaaacaaAAGTTTATTATAATTTGGTTCAGTGTTCATAACTAATAACCAGCCAAGGACTGAACAGAACAGGGAAACTTATACAGATACTAAATGAGGGAACTAATGAGATGACTAACAAACACAGGTGAACTGAATGAACTTATCAAAAGAGGGACAGAAGTCAAAATGGGCATgaagacaaaaactaaattaaaacacataaaagaaGTGCATAACTGTGACACTAAATATTCcttaaacaattatataaaaaaaagttatacatgAAAAACTGACCCAAACCTGGCCTGAAATTAACTAAATTGTTGGAATGCAAACTGCTAACTCACCCAAGCAAGGTCACAGTGCTTCGACAGAGGAATGACAGTATTCATCTAAAGTGGGCTGCACTCCCTATTTGTAATTCAATGAGACCATCTTGTCTTTTGGTTGCCAAAAGGCAAAGCTCATGAATATTTGGGCTAACTGCACTACACATGACAGCAGAACCATGAAAGTGCACATGTTTTGTGTGGAGGCTAATCCTAAAAGGCCATATGTTTGGCTAATAAACATTTGCCTGACACCATCGGAGCCTGGTTTGAAAGTATGAGAAATGTTATGCTACATATGGGAGGAACTTAAAGCCAGCTGGTACATACATGTGAGTCCAACAGCAGCCAGTGCTGATGCTGTGATTGCTGTGAAAGCACTTTTTTTCTGACACACATCGAATGGCATTCATGTCATGGCTATACTTCAGAGCCAACGTGCTTGATTTAGCTTTCCATGAAAAGGAGGAAGCTGCCTGCGCAAGCCAGCCAAAGGTTCCTGCCAGCCCATTCTCCACAGAGAGGTCTCCTCAGGCGCGGGCCAACATAGAGTTTAATTGACTTATTTGGCTTGTTAACACTCTAGCAGCTCTGTCCGTTTTCACACAGAGGTGAAGTCGACACATACACATCAATATTCAGTTCTATCCCTCCCTGATCCCTTTGCTTTACCACTATCCCTAATAAAATATGTATCATACAACAGATCTGGAATAGTGCTGGACATCTACATGAAATGTGCTAAAAAGATTTCCACATGAGTGGATGCAAGTGAGTAAACAACTGTGGCTTAAGGGAGATAACGGCACTTAATAACACAGCGGAGAAACACAGCTTTTTTCAGCAGGCTTCCTAATCACAATACGCCAGGAGATCGGAGAAACGCAAGACGGATAGCTCATAAAAACAGAGACACAGCCATAACTGTTTGGCAGTGAACTTATGAAACCCCACAGGTGAACATGCTGCAGATATTGAAGACACTTTCTCATTGCCAAAGCCACAATAATTCTTGTGGTGACTTGTGTGGACGGCGTGGGTGCTGCTTTGAAGAGCTATAGCGATACTATTGAGCTCTAAGTACATTAAGAGGAATCCCCTAGAGGCCAACACAATCAATGTTTGCCCAAGGAGTGTGAAAGTCTGCGTTTGACACCGCAAAGGACCTTGGGATTGCTGGACTTTATTCTTGTTAGTGTCAGATAAAGCTCAGTAATGTAACGGTTGTGTGGGCATGCATATAAGCATATGCATGGACTTGCATACAAGAATTTCTTTAACACTCAATACATCCCAGGGGTTGAAAGTAGAAACATAACTTTAactctctttttcttttatatgAAGGTCACATAAAGACTAGCATGGAAACTTTTTACAAGTGCCTTTAATGTAGATTTTATTGTTCAACTCTTGTCCCAGACCCAGTTGTAAAGTTTTGATGAAACAGAAGTAGTTACACATTTTTCTTAGTTATTCTATCATACaaccaaatgaaaaaaatgaccaaaaaaataataaataaaataaataaggaaatGTATTTGGTTCTATCCTTTGgctgttgattggatggaggcagaacTGAATGTAAAAAACGTCATTAGAGAGAAGTCTGGAAGATCAATTTAtaacacactaaaaaaaataaaacatatatatatatatatatatatatatatatatagagagagagagagagagagagagagagagagagagagagagagagagagagagagagccatgtCATATGCATCCGGTTTTAAAGAGGCAGTGCTGATtgaaatcaaagaacaaaagaaaaagagaaatactTGGACTGTTCTTGTCACTGTTAACTTTTGTAGCTTTGTAACTTTtgtcaggtgtggcaaaatgttagttttaggccctgtgtgtgtgtgtgtgtgtgtgtgtgtgtgtgtgtgtgtatatatatatatatatatatatatatatataaatttactttTTCACTCACCGGCCAATCTAGCTAGGCTAATAAATTTTTAAGGTTCCAGCCATTCATAAGGTCTACTAGGCTAgccgaaaaataaataaataaaaccaataaaccAACAGCTTGaggctgtctacactggacgtgACAAAGTGACCATTGCAAATAATTTTGTGTCAGTACTAAGGGTGTGTGATATTGACTAAAAATAATATCTTATTTTCTGGAATTTCATTGATAAAGATAATTACacaatatttcaatataatatacgtaaaattaaaacaatttaaagcgTCAGGTGGCAGCAAGTCAACTGTTAATAAGCCAGTCATTGCAATTAAACTGAATCAGTTAAATGGTTGATATATTCAGAAATGAAACAccgtcatgttgctcagagacgcaaaataGCGCTGTGGCTGTGTTTGATTTTTGATggcaaaatagagcaaaaacagccAAAATGGTGTTTAAAACGTAAGACCTCAATCTAAATGTGTAGTCGCATATGCATGCACTCACATGCACTATGTAGgtgtgtttggtttggtttttgcAATATAGGCCAAATCGGTAATGTAATGATGTCTCACGAGTTCAGTATTTGCACTTAACCTGCACAGATTTGGCTTGCATGAACTTCCCCAAGAAATTAATGAGTGAACCTAAACATTCACGGATGAATCTTGCACAATAAGATCATCCATTacatacatttagaaatttttcatgctgactttaaaatgtgaaatccatcaatgtttttttttttttttttttttacatatttacaactatgagaatgaaataaacatatttacaaacatttttccGAGTGTGAAAAATAGGAAGTAACTGATATTAAATATCTCAGCAATAATAATGCGATAAGCcaataattattatgaataaatgGTCAACATTAACATGATAAAGTTACTatgcctaaataaaaaaaaaacaaagccctAAAACTGAGTGAATTTAAACATCACAACAATGTATAGtatcaaaattaatattcatacatttttgctaaaaattacattttgcagttttaaattattagcgtttttaaagatttaaaacttTAAGTGAGCGTTTGATGATGGCAAAGgtaatcaaaaaatgtaaaaattggcAAAATAGGCCAgcaatgtaaaataatacaataataaatatcaaaaattgTCTGATGGTAATACCCTAAAAAGCTCTAATATCAGCtgatcatttatatgtaacccatatatcatgcatccctCTACTTTCCAAACGTTTTTATATACTTAGAGCACAGTTAACAAGCATACCTGCAATAATGAGATGTGATTTGTGAAGTCTAATACTAACAATATCTTATGAACAGCCTTTATTAATGTCTATCAAACAGTGCAAAAAGTGTGACATATATTGATCAGTGCATTCAAACACTTTGCCTCTATGACAGTCTCCTTGTTGAGTGACAACAAAGTGACAAAACTAGTGGCAGAGCAAAAGACGGATTGCCAGCAACACATTCTCAGAAGCCGTTATCACCTAAATCAACATTCATTGAAAAGCCTGAGAAAGGCCTGCTTTCTCTTTACACGCTGTCCCTCTCATCAATATAACATagtgtggcgaggggggcgtggtttagcggaatccgcaacgggagagagacggagggagcagagcgaggcgtaagtaggtcaaatgcaattaacgaacacgtgtgtttgattgcagtaattggcgtggagagaccggatataagccgagtcaccgcagagagaaggagagagagacacgctgggacctcgttctgcactagggaagctacaacagtgctttaaagttattgaagttattgaccgtgtttaagcaatcgtttgctgtctacgcccagagggcatcgtgtttttcttattttttattactgaataaacgagtgtcccagcaacaagccgacccctgccttcttccttcctattgagactgtgttgaaccttgttacagtggtgccgaaacccgggaaggaagaagagcatcgccgccatgcaatctccgtcaggtacgccatttgcggacatcatCCAGTCGCTCGCCGGTCTTCATCAGGAACAACATCAACACATGCTGGCGATCAAGGAGGAGCAGGACAAACGCTTCGAGGCGCTCCTCCGGGCCCAGCATGAAGACCGCGAGCTATTCCGGAGCTGGGTAGACCGGGAGGCCCGGGCCACCCCTTCGTTTAAAGACCAGACATCTCCTCTGCCGCTCAACAAGATGGGGCCTCAGGATGacccggaggccttcctggacctGTTTGAAAAATCGGCAGAGGCTCGAGGGTGGCCCCCTGCGGACTGGCCCCTGCGGCTCATTCCCCTGCTGTCCGGGGAAGCGCAGGTGGCCGCTCACCAACTGCCAGTCCAAAACCTCCTGGCCTACCAGGACCTCAAGCGTGCCATCCTCCAGCGGGTCGGTCGGACTCCGGAGCAACATCGCCAGAGGTTCAGGACTCTAACCCTGGAAGAGTCTGGCCGGCCCTTCGTGAtggcacagcagctccgggattccTGCCGCAAGTGGTTGATGGCCGACAGTAGCGACGTCGAGGACGTGATCGATCgtgtggtactggagcagttcgtgGCCAAGCTGCCAAGGAAGACAgcgcagtgggtccagtgccaccgcccgacGTCGCTGAACCAGGCCATCCAGCTGGCGGAAGACCAAATGGTGACGTGTCCAGGGGTCGGCGACCCCTTaccatctgcttctctctcttcttctctctcctcccctcccctctctctccctaaaTCTGTCCCTCTCCCCAGGTCCCGTGGGGGGCTTCCGTCGAAGCTAGCCCCGAGGTGGAGGACGAATTACGGGGTTGAGTCACCAGCAGGTCCCAGGGCTCCTCCCAGGGGTGGGACCTCGCCCATGGGATCCGTTCCCCAGGCCCCGGCCTCTCCGCTCTCTCCTCGCCAATCGCTTGACCTACTTCCTGCCGCCAGGGTGGCGGTAAAGTCTGGGccggcctgttggcgttgcggggacccagGGCATTTTATCGATAGGTGTCCGGTGATGGAAGTGGGGACGTTGATCCGGGTCCCCGACGCGCCAAAGGCTGCCCTCGATCAGGCTGGCTTATACCAAATACCAGTGAGTATCAGGGGGGGTAcatatcaggctttggtggattcgggatgtaaccaatcctccatccatcaaagcctgattcatccGAAGGCATTGGATAATAGCCGCATGGTTAGGGTTCGGTGTGTACACGGGGAAGTGGTGAATTACCCTATTTTGCCTGTGGATATTAAATTTAGGGGAGAAAAACATAGAGTAGAGGTGGCCGTTAACCCGCACCTCAggcatccgataattttgggtacgaattggcccgcgtttaatGAATTATTGGGGTATTTATGTTCGGATGGCTCTTGGGGGAAACAAGGGAGGGATGGAGTAGCGGTTGCGCAGGTGGGAGAGGCTGAACCGGAACCACCGGAACCTGTTGCAGGGGAACCGAGTGCTCCCGAGCGGAACATCCTCCCGGAGCGCGATGAttttcccctggaacagtcccgcgatgagacgctaaaaaatgcttttgaccagGTTCGCTCGATCGACGGACAGCTTCTCCTCCCTGACCAACCGCTCTCTTATCCttacttttcaattttaaaagataggttgtatcgggtgacccaagacgcccagacaaagcaagatacaacccagttgttgatACCTAAAAGCcgccgggaaatgcttttccaggcggctcattgtaatccaatggccgggcatttagggcaagcggctacactaaaccgtctcatggcccgcttcttctggccgggcattcacgagaatgtgcgcagatggtgcgcggcttgtcgtgaatgtcagctggtgaatccaccggccaccccaaaagcaccattgtgcccccttccattaatgcaggtccccttcgaacgaattggcatggacctcatcgggccattagagcggtcAGCACGAGGACACCGCTTTGCATTAGTTCTGGTGGACTATGCAACGCGATATCCTGAGGCAGTGCCTCTCCGCTCTATTTCCGCGAAGAGTGTGGCGAGTGCACTGTTTCAattaatctcccgggtggggatcccaaaggagatcctcaccgatcaaggcacggcgtttatgtcacgtactattcgcgagctttatgaattattgggcattagatcgattcgaacaagcgtctatcacccacaaacagacgggctggtcgagcgatttaatcgcacattaaaatccatgattcgtaagttcgttcaggaagacgccaaaaattgggataggtggctggaacccctcttgttcgctgtacgggaggtcccgcaagcctccacggggttttcccccttcgagcttctttatGGGCGCCAGCCCCGCGGGGTCCTTGACGTCCTTAAAGAAACTTTGGAGGACGGACCTTCTGCTAgtaaaaacgaaattcaatatgtcatggacctgagaacaaaactccacacgttggggcggctatccatggagaatttgttgcaggctcaagacaaacagagtcggttgtacaacaggggggctaggctacgtcaatttgcaccgggggataaagtgcttgtattactccctacctctagttcaaagttactcgcgaagtggcaaggaccctttgaggtcacacggcgggttggggatcttaactatgaggtagctcgaacggataggggcggggcacatcaaatataccacctcaacctattaaaaaaatggtctgaggcggaatcagtgttgctggcgacggtagtgagtggggaggaggatctcggTCCAGAAGCGAGTTCAAAATCCCAATCTCTCGCTCTGGCCCCTGGAGGAGACCACCTCTCACCATCGCAGCTCACTGATATCAAGTCCATTCAAGCAGCCTTTGCTGATGTGTTCTCGCCCCTGCCTGGTCGAACGAatctcattcagcaccatgttgagaccgagccgggcgtggtagttcgcagccggccgtatagattacctgaacataaaaaaaaggtggttcagggggagttagaggcaatgctagagatgggagtaatagaagaatccaacagtgactgggcgagcccgatcgTCTTAGTACCTAAAACAGACGGCTCCgtgcggttctgtgtggattatagaaaggtgaatgctgtgtcaaaatttgacgcatatccaatgccccgggtggacgaattgcttgatcggctaggctCGGCTCGCTTTTACTCGATGCTGGATTTAACTaaaggttattggcagatccccttgtctcccatgaccaaagaaaaaacagctttcaccacGCCGTTCGGGTTACACCAATTTGTCACTCTTCCGTTCGGgctattcggggctccagccacgTTTCAGCGTCTCATGGACAAAATTCTCCGTccgcatgctgcatatgccgccgcctacctggatgacatcatcatctacagtggggaTTGGCAGCGACATATGCAGCATTTGCGAGCGGTCCTGAAGACGCTGAGGAGGGCTGGGCTCACGGCTAATCCGAGgaagtgtgcaattgggcgggtggaagtaaaatatctgggtttccacttgggtcatggacaggtgcgtccccaaattgataagacggcAGCAGTTGCAACTTGTCCAAGgcctaagaccaaaaaggaggttagacagttcctggggctggcagggtattatagaaggtttgtacctaatttttcggatactgctagcccgctgactgatttaactaaaaaggaggcaccagatacggtccagtggacggagcagtgccagcaggctttcacccagttaaaagctgccctgtgtggcggaccgctcctgaatgcacctaacttttctctcccctttatcttgcagacagacgcgtcgaacagagggttgggcgcagtcctgtcccaggaggtggagggggaagaacggccggtgctgtacatcagtcggaagctctctaagagagagacgatgtacagcaccatagaaaaagaATGTCTAGCGATCAGGTGGGCTGTTCTTACCCTCCGTTATTACCTCCTggggcgggagttcaccctctgttcggaccacgctcctctgcagtggctccaccgcatgaaagataccaacgcgcggatcacccggtggtatctagctttacaaccatttaaatttcaggtgatccacaggccgggtgtacagatggctgtggctgacttcctctccaggaggggggggggggggaggctgcaggccggacggctccccggcctgagtcgggcggtgggggtatgtggcgaggggggcgtggtttagcggaatccgcaacgggagagagacggagggagcagagcgaggcgtaagtaggtcaaatgcaattaacgaacacgtgtgtttgattgcagtaattggcgtggagagaccggatataagccgagtcaccgcagagagaaggagagagagacacgctgggacctcgttctgcactagggaagctacaacagtgctttaaagttattgaagttattgaccgtgtttaagcaatcgtttgctgtctacgcccagagggcatcgtgtttttcttattttttattactgaataaacgagtgtcccagcaacaagccgacccctgccttcttccttcctattgagactgtgttgaaccttgttacaCATAGTCTCTTACTTTATTCCACACTCTGTTCATAGCACCAATACGAAATCCATCCAAGGCCTGCACTTCCATCTCAAGCTAATGTGAGCCACTTAGTATCTCTGGCAGGTCTGTGTGAATATGTGTGCATGTTTAAGTACTAATAGAGCAGGCACATGTCCAAAAGAGAGAGTTTCGGGTCAGCAGAGGGCCCAATAACATTCATAAAACTATATTGCGTTACTTAGTGAATGTCTTTTAAATAacagcatataaaatattgaatccCTCCCCCTTGTTGAAAACCCAGTTGTGGGTCACCAGTCTTTGATCAGTGATGTGTTACCTTTGAGACTAATGTGTGATTGCTTGCGGAAGGCAGCTTTGAAAGAGTCATATAAACAAGTTATTAAAGTTAACCCAAAACACTTTCTCATAAAATCTGACGCAACCTTACTTCCTCCAGCGCGGCCTACAGGAGTATCAGCCGGCTGTGTTCTCTCTGGTCGCTGAACCTCTGAGATGAGGAGGAGACATGGGGAGCTATTTTTGTAAGCTTAACCAATGCTGTTAGAGGATCTATCAAGAGTAATTTGCCTCACAAAGGTCATCGCAGCCAGGGGCAGAGGCAGCATCACAGACAGGAGCCTGGAACAGCAGTGACTCACTATGGTCCACATTCTCCTGCCGGCTTCACAGGACGCCATGTACCCACCACATCAAATCAACACACTGTCACGGAGGGATAAACTACCATCAATATTGTATTGATTTTGCATTGCATTAGATATTAATACATCAGTTTGCTAAATGTTGTATGGTTTCAGAAGCCCAGTCTATACAAAATGCAAAAATTGTGCCCTTTTGCAGTTTGCCAAAGTGTATGGTGGGTATGCTGTACTTTTAGCAATGCCTTACACTTCAAAATAGAATGTAGGACTAAAAAGGTCCCTGAGTTTCCCATCGTATACACACAATACTCTGGATTAGACAATGGGTCTATTTACTAACTGtgcataatataaacattttgacaAACAAATAATGTTTCCTCAATAAGTTTCGTcccgtaatatatatatatttttgtttaaatgtaggaCCAACTAAAACCCAGTGCATGGCAGAATCACATGCTCTATCggtaaaagtttggaataatttttttttttttttttttgaaagaagtctataaTGCTCACAAATACTgattttgtttgatcaaaaatatagttaaaaccatgatattgtgaaatattattccaatttaaaagaactgtttttatattttgatattctgtgaaatgtgttttatttctgtttatttcaagTCTTCAGTCTCACTGTCACAGTCATGGACTTCTGTTCCTTTGTGTTATCCCTATTTGATTATGTTCCATTCCTAGTTTAGTTAAATGATTACTTCCCACCTGTTCCCGTTCTTCTCTTTACTATGACTgtgtttaaataccctgtctgtttagttccagTCTGTCTGCTATTAATGTTTGTAGATTTGGAATTGTGTTTGGATGTGCCCCTTTTTCTCCCGTGAtcattaaaagccttatttgttATTTCCTTCTTCAAACGGTTTACTTGGCACACACGTGTTAcagtcacaagatccttcagaaattattctaatatgttttGCTACATAACTATTTAATAAAGGTTCTTATTATTGATGTTGAAAACTTTGAAAGGTTCTTAATATTGAAAAGATTTTGccgtttaatatttttgaggaagcCATGACACTTCTTTAGTTTCTTTGACGAATAAACGACgaataagcatttatttgaaatagaaatcttttgaaaacattttttttttcaaatgtaactgTCACTTTTATCAGTCTAATGCATACAGTCAGTTGGTCATTCTCACAAAAAATAAACCCCTGCTCAGGGCCGAGTACATTATCACTTTTATACACTTCACCAGAAATAACAGGCTGCTTACTTGTCGTTATTTAAAATCAGGAAGTCTCTTCACAAGTCTTTACACAAAGAAGTGTAGGAGCTCGcgctaaatgaaaatgttgaaaGCATATCTGACTGGGCTTTAACACaaagaaacattcattattaatttcTTCTGTTCATTCAAATTTCcaccataaaaatacaaataaacacaaattctGCCAGCATATACAGTAGATAAAGTGTATTTCAACTATGTACTGCAAAATGATGACAAGTTTCTTCCATTACCACTGCCATAATGAATTAACTCCACTATCGCCGTGTATTAGCCCAACCTTTTGTTCCCAGTCTAACAGTCCTCACTTGCACCTTTAGTGCACATTAAAAAGTCAAAAACACAAGGCCGCATGCCTGCAAAGTGTCCCGAGTGGCAGTGTAAGTGGTTATGAAGTAGTATGTTCACATCCCAGTGAACCAATCTCATTGTCCGTTTCAGAATATGTGCATTCACGCGTGTGCATCTCTCTATTCATGTTTGAAACCTGTTTGAGTAGCCGTGTGATGGCTGGGCAGCATTTCATGTTTCTGTTTCTCCAAAGCTTTCATGAACAAGGGGAGGAGGAGGACGGAATCAGGGTTGAGGATGGGGGAAGGTATGGAGCTAGAGCAGTGGACCTATCTCGCAGGCGGGAGAGGCTGGTTTCCAAGGAGATGTGTGTGCGTGATGAGAGAGTATGAGACAGGCTTTGCTTGGGTGCACACTTAGAAGGAAAAGTCCCTCTTCATCACTCCCTGCTTTGCCTCTCTCTCCCCCTTCTTACCTCAGTTCCCAGGTCATCATTTATCCTGAGATCCCCTGAGATCCACCCGCACTACATTAATCTTTCACCTCCATTCAGCATATGAACCCATGCTAAATTCCACCGGAGCGTTCCCTTATTATTACGTACATAACCGCTAATGTCTCTCCCAATGATGACATGCAATGCAACACGCTATATATTTAACCCTCATGTTCTGTTTTAGAAGCCatcatttaattgcttgaaaaTTATACTTAATATTAAAGCATCAGGCTGATACTTCTTGACTTTTCCTAATCTTCtgagaatttattttaaacaaataaataaataagaattctCCTCTGAAAAATGTTACATCATTTCTGTTTGGGTCTCAAAGACCCAAGATATAAAACAAGACTAAATGCAA comes from Carassius auratus strain Wakin chromosome 3, ASM336829v1, whole genome shotgun sequence and encodes:
- the LOC113044829 gene encoding putative SCAN domain-containing protein SCAND2P — protein: MQSPSGTPFADIIQSLAGLHQEQHQHMLAIKEEQDKRFEALLRAQHEDRELFRSWVDREARATPSFKDQTSPLPLNKMGPQDDPEAFLDLFEKSAEARGWPPADWPLRLIPLLSGEAQVAAHQLPVQNLLAYQDLKRAILQRVGRTPEQHRQRFRTLTLEESGRPFVMAQQLRDSCRKWLMADSSDVEDVIDRVVLEQFVAKLPRKTAQWVQCHRPTSLNQAIQLAEDQMVTCPGVGDPLPSASLSSSLSSPPLSLPKSVPLPRSRGGLPSKLAPRWRTNYGVESPAGPRAPPRGGTSPMGSVPQAPASPLSPRQSLDLLPAARVAVKSGPACWRCGDPGHFIDRCPVMEVGTLIRVPDAPKAALDQAGLYQIP